The Chthonomonas sp. genome includes a window with the following:
- a CDS encoding NAD-dependent epimerase/dehydratase family protein, producing MKKLLIIGGTVFVGRHITEAALAAGWEITLFHRGQSGTDLFPGVERILGDRNTDAAKLEFGQWDACIDVSGYTPTNMRGLLETLRDRVGHYVFISTISVYRDGPGDALDEDGPVLPDEGLQTEEVTGETYGPLKVRCERMVREAFGERATIIRPGLIIGPHDRTDRFSYWPMRFDREAVVLAASPDSIIQLIDGRDLAQLALKSIGHSGTYNATGSGVTWGEIVSVCQAATDNVSRVVWADPSWLTGQGVQEWTDLPLWVADPSAHRSLSDVPITRAQSIGLTHRSLKESVGDLLAWLRDGRGDAPLKVGMTTERQQELVKALEETPA from the coding sequence ATGAAGAAGCTACTCATCATCGGCGGGACCGTCTTTGTCGGTCGGCACATCACAGAAGCGGCGCTCGCCGCGGGCTGGGAGATAACCCTCTTCCACCGCGGGCAGTCCGGCACTGACCTATTCCCGGGGGTCGAGCGGATCCTGGGAGACCGCAACACTGATGCGGCCAAGCTGGAGTTTGGGCAATGGGACGCTTGCATTGATGTTTCCGGATACACGCCCACGAACATGCGCGGCCTCTTGGAAACGCTGCGAGACCGGGTGGGGCACTACGTCTTCATCTCCACAATCTCGGTGTATCGTGACGGCCCCGGAGACGCCCTTGACGAGGACGGCCCTGTTCTGCCCGATGAGGGGCTACAGACCGAAGAGGTGACCGGCGAAACCTACGGCCCGCTCAAGGTCCGCTGTGAGCGCATGGTGCGCGAAGCCTTCGGCGAACGGGCGACGATCATCCGCCCAGGGCTCATCATCGGACCGCACGATCGCACCGACCGATTCTCGTACTGGCCGATGCGGTTCGACCGAGAGGCCGTCGTACTCGCCGCCAGCCCCGATTCGATCATCCAACTCATCGACGGGCGTGACCTTGCCCAACTGGCCCTCAAATCGATTGGCCATAGCGGGACGTACAACGCGACGGGATCCGGCGTCACGTGGGGCGAGATCGTTTCGGTATGTCAAGCGGCGACGGACAATGTTTCACGCGTAGTCTGGGCCGATCCCAGTTGGCTGACTGGGCAAGGCGTGCAAGAATGGACGGATCTGCCACTGTGGGTGGCAGATCCCAGCGCACACCGGTCGCTCAGCGATGTGCCCATCACTCGTGCGCAATCCATTGGGCTCACCCACCGGAGCCTCAAGGAGAGTGTCGGCGACCTGCTGGCC